One window from the genome of Bufo bufo chromosome 4, aBufBuf1.1, whole genome shotgun sequence encodes:
- the LOC120998373 gene encoding zinc finger protein 501-like, with protein MEEWEYVEGHQDRYKEAMMEAPRPLTSPVKKRRENSNKDSEENFMLSVDYKVEDEAIRPRSSGENLINVSLDYKVEDEDIGQRSSGENLINVSLDYKVEDEDIGQRSSGENLINVSLDYKVEAEDIGQRSSGENLIAYNVHPGLHSTDLSYELLEHEEPSADQSQIATTSTGQKEGKKYQCGECGKQFTQRSGLHSHRRIHTGEKPYSCSICGKCFAYKSLVVKHERIHTGEKPYSCPECGKSFTNKSDLVKHHRRHTGEKPYLCRECDKCFITKDILKVHQRSHTGEKPFKCSLCGKCFADKSGFSKHQLYHTGEKPFSCSECGKGFTIKSDLVIHERIHTGVKPYVCMECGKGFTCKSDLIKHERTHTGEKPYSCFKCGKSFKTISDLRKHERTHIA; from the coding sequence AAAATTCCAATAAGGACTCTGAGGAAAACTTCATGTTATCAGTAGATTATAAAGTAGAAGATGAAGCTATCAGGCcgcgctcttcaggagaaaacctcatAAATGTATCACTAGATTATAAAGTAGAAGATGAAGATATCGGgcagcgctcttcaggagaaaacctcatAAATGTATCACTAGATTATAAAGTAGAAGATGAAGATATCGGgcagcgctcttcaggagaaaacctcatAAATGTATCACTAGATTATAAAGTAGAAGCTGAAGATATCGGgcagcgctcttcaggagaaaacctcattGCCTATAATGTgcatccaggacttcacagtacagatctatCATATGAGCTGCTCGAACACGAGGAACCTTCtgctgaccaatcacagattgcaACCACAAGTACTGGCCAGAAAGAGGGTAAAAAATATCAGTGTGGGGAATGTGGAAAACAGTTTACACAACGCTCAGGTCTTCATAGCCacagaagaattcacacaggagagaagccatattcatgttcaataTGTGGAAAATGTTTCGCATATAAATCACTAGTTGTGAAGCATGAGAGAatacacacaggagagaagccgtattcatgcccagaatgtgggaaatcttttacAAATAAATCAGATCTCGTTAAACATCACAggcgtcacacaggagagaagccatatttatgCAGAGAGTGTGATAAATGTTTTATTACTAAAGACATCCTCAAGgttcatcagagaagtcacacaggagagaaaccatttaaATGTTCactatgtgggaaatgttttgcagatAAATCCGGTTTTTCCAAACATCAGctatatcacacaggagagaaaccattttcatgttcagaatgtgggaagggttttacaattaaatcagatcttgttatacatgagagaattcacacaggagtgaaGCCATATGTATGTATGGAATGTGGTAAAGGTTTTACATGTAAATCAGATCTTATTAAacatgagagaactcacacaggagagaagccatattcatgttttaAATGCGGGAAAAGTTTTAAAACTATATCAGATCTTCGTAAACATGAGAGGACTCACATAGCATAG